The Pseudomonadota bacterium genomic interval AGCTTTGATCAAGCGCAGCTCCGTTAGATGATCGCGCTGCTGGTCGCGGCTGCTGCGGACCACAACCCAGGCCGTGACCAGGGCGCAGATGGCCAGGAGCAACGCGGCTGCGGAGACGATGGTCGGATCGATCATGCCGGTATTGCCCCTTTAGGAATCATTTCGGGGTCGAGGCGCGAACGCATCCGCGCCAGGATCTGGCCATGAATCTGGCAAACGCGGGACTCGCTAACGCCGAGGATCTGGCCGATCTCTTTCAGGTTGCACTCCTGATCGTAGTAAAGCGCCAATACCATTTGCTCCCGAGGCGGCAACGTTTCGATGACGCTCGCCAGGTATTCGCTGAACGCGCCGGCTTCCACATGGTGCTCAGGGTCATCATGCTCTTCCGCCGCGCTGCCGATGCTGTCACCCCGCTGCTCCAAGAGCGCATCCCAGCTGAAAACAGAAAAGGACACCGAGTCCTGAAGCAGGTTTCGATAGTCCTCAGAACTCATACCCATGCCGGCAGCAACGTCAGCCTCGCTGGCTTCGCGTCCCGTTTCACCCTCAATCTTCCGGATCACCTCTGACATCTCCCGGATCTTGCGGCGCGTTGAGCGCGGCGACCAGTCATAGCGGCGGAGTTCATCGAGCATCGCTCCGCGAATGCGAATACTGGCGTAGGTCGCAAAGCTGGCGCCGTGGCTGGGATCGAAGCGCTGCGCTGACTCGAGCAGGCCGATTGCGCCCGCCTGAATCAGGTCGTCCATGTCGACGGTGGGCGGGACTCTGGCCGCCAGATGCAGGGCGATCTTTTTGATCAGTCCCGTGTGCTCTTCGATCAGAATCTGCGGGTGTGCGCATTCTGGCTGCGCGTATGCGGCTAATCCGTTAATGGCTCTGCTCTCCCTTGTTGTGACCGGCATCCGGTTCGGTCTTTAGCAGCCGCTGAAAAAACGGGCTGTTTTGGGTTTGTTCACTTTCCGGCCAGCGGCGCACGGCTTCGCCAAGCTTGCGGAACGCGCTCGCTGCCGGGCTTCCCGGGTAGCGCTCCACGACGGCCCGCTGCTGCTCGACGGCGCGCCGAACCATGGGGTCTTCGGGAATGCCACCCACGTAGCGTGGGGACACATTCAGGAAGCGCTCGCAGGCAACCGCCAGCTTGGAATACATCGTCAGGCCGTCCTGGCTCGACTCGTTTCGATTGCTGAGAATATGAAATCGCTGCATGCCCTCATCCCGATTGAGGACCTTCATCAGGGCGTAGGCGTCGGTGATCGACGCAGGCTCGTTGCAGGCGACGATCAACAGCTCATCGCAGCCGCTGGCCATGAAGATCACGCT includes:
- a CDS encoding MinD/ParA family protein; translated protein: MLSRQAQSNTASSGQLEQFMDASPVKVIGIASGKGGVGKTNTCINLALDLAGADKRVMILDADLGLANVDVLLGLQPTFDLSHVLNKQRTLEEILVSGPAGIQIVPATSGARQMMALTQAQHETLSRNFAALAGEIDYLLVDMAAGISDSVIFMASGCDELLIVACNEPASITDAYALMKVLNRDEGMQRFHILSNRNESSQDGLTMYSKLAVACERFLNVSPRYVGGIPEDPMVRRAVEQQRAVVERYPGSPAASAFRKLGEAVRRWPESEQTQNSPFFQRLLKTEPDAGHNKGEQSH
- a CDS encoding RNA polymerase sigma factor FliA → MPVTTRESRAINGLAAYAQPECAHPQILIEEHTGLIKKIALHLAARVPPTVDMDDLIQAGAIGLLESAQRFDPSHGASFATYASIRIRGAMLDELRRYDWSPRSTRRKIREMSEVIRKIEGETGREASEADVAAGMGMSSEDYRNLLQDSVSFSVFSWDALLEQRGDSIGSAAEEHDDPEHHVEAGAFSEYLASVIETLPPREQMVLALYYDQECNLKEIGQILGVSESRVCQIHGQILARMRSRLDPEMIPKGAIPA